Proteins encoded by one window of Mauremys mutica isolate MM-2020 ecotype Southern chromosome 25, ASM2049712v1, whole genome shotgun sequence:
- the PRR15L gene encoding proline-rich protein 15-like protein: MAENSWWKLTFLRKKKSTPKVLYESPDIYATENHQEATRTEAGSNGGAESEFNARLEKIVDKSTKGKHVKVSNSGRFKEKKKVRATLAENPNLFADGEQEEK; encoded by the coding sequence ATGGCAGAGAACAGCTGGTGGAAGCTCACCTTCCTGCGGAAGAAGAAATCCACCCCCAAGGTCCTGTACGAGAGCCCAGACATCTATGCCACCGAGAACCACCAGGAGGCCACGCGGACAGAGGCAGGGAGCAACGGTGGCGCCGAGAGTGAATTCAACGCCCGGCTGGAGAAGATCGTGGATAAGAGCACAAAAGGCAAACACGTCAAAGTCTCCAACTCCGGGCGCTTCAAGGAGAAGAAGAAAGTGCGAGCCACGCTGGCTGAAAACCCCAACCTCTTCGCCGATGGCGAGCAGGAGGAGAAGTGA